The Fodinibius salicampi DNA segment GCGACTTTTAACCTGGGGATTGGGCTTATAGCAGTAGTAGATGAAAAATCTGTGGAGAAGGTAAAAGAGATAGCTTCAGAGATGGACGAAGAAGTTATAGAGATCGGAAAAATAGCATAGTTTGAGAGTATGTCTGTCCCAACGAATAAAATACAAAATGCATATGACGAGTGGGCTGAAATTTACGATACCAATGAAAATAAAACGCGTGATCTGAATTACCGCTGTATTCGTCAACAACAGCTGGATTTGGTGAATAAAAAGGTATTGGGATCGATATATCAGAAGAAATGCTTGCCAAAGCTCGGATGCGTTTAGAAGAAAGTAATGTAACATTTATAAACGCAGATATTGCGAAACCCTGGCAACTAGAAGATACAACTCTTGATCTTGTTGTGGGGAACCTTGTGTTGGAACATATAAAGGATTTATCCCATGTTTTTAGGGAGGCTTTTCGAATCCTGCAGCCCGGAGGGAAACTTTATGTAGCTGAATTGCATCCATACAAGCAGTTACAGCAATCGCAGGCTAAGTTTGTGAGCCAGAAAACCGGAGAAGAGATCTTGGTAGATGCATTTATACATCCGGTATCGGAGTATATAAATGAGGCATTAACTGCGGGTTTTATGTTGTGCGAAATAGGAGAAAAACAAAGAAAAGATGAAAAAATACCAAGGCTTCTCACCTTACTTTTTGAGAAGGAAGCTTAATTAACATACAGTCAATTTTTTAAAAAAAGGTTATGAAGAAATTAGCAACGATCGCCCTGTCCGCTTTAATAGTGGTAGCTTTAGGAATAAAACCGGTACAGGGTCAGGAAGGAGATAATAGTAATAGCTTTAAACAACAGTTCAGTCAACATTTTGATTATGCTTCCCGGGTTCTTTCCCTGGCCAAAGCCATGCCGGCCGAAAAATACTCCTGGCGACCCGAGGAGGGAGTAAGTTCTGTGGAGGAAGTTTATACTCATATTGCACGGTATAACTTTTACTATCCGGAGAATTCGCTGGGTATTCCGGCCCCGGAAGATATAGATGTTGAGAATATAGAGTCGATTACTGGTAAAGAGGAGGTGGTAGCTATTTTAGAGCGCTCCATAGAATATGTAAAGGAAATAGTAAGAAAAATGGATGAATCAAAGTTAAAGCAGGAGACTGAATTATACGGAAGAACCGTTAATGGTCAAGCCGTTCTAATGCAGCTCATCACCCATAAGAGTGAGCATGTGGGACAGTCAATCGCTTATGCCCGGATGAATGGTGTAGTACCACCCTGGAGTGAATAGAAAAAGGAAAAATAGAGACTGGGGAAAAAAGGAGTAAAGAAATAGATTGCTTTTAGATATAAGCGCTTCCTATCCCTTTTATCTCAGATTTTTCAAATTGGAGATAAAAAATCGTACCCTTTTCTTTTTCCGGAGATGGGCGGTAGCTAAAGGTAGCGTCTAATTGTTTGGCAAGCGTATTTATGAGACGGTATCCTAATGTATTGGTTTCGGAGATATCAAGGTTTTCCGGAAATCCTACTCCATCATCCTTTATAACCAATTTTAACTGTTCATCAACTTCCGCCAGATCGATCATTATTTTCCCCTTTTTTCTTTCTTTAAAGGCGTGTTTTATGATGTTGGTAACCACTTCATTGACAACGAGAGAACAGGGAATGGCCTGGTTAACATTTAGTTGGATGGAACTCAAATTAAGGTCAAGGGAAATATCTGCCTGTACCGGCATTGTATTTAATATTTTTTCAACCAGCGTCTTTATATTTTGTGAAAATTCCAGCTTTGAGAAACTGTTGGATTGATACAGTTGTTCATGAATAGTTGCCATTGAGCCGATGCGTATGACACTGTCCAGAAGCTTCGCTCTTAACTCCTCATTTTCTTCATCAAAGGCCTGAAGCTGCATCATACCCGATACAACGGCCAGGTTGTTTTTAACCCGATGATGTATTTCCGCTAAAAGGGTTTCTTTCTCTTTTAATGCCTCCTTTATTTTTTCCTCCTGCTTTTTTTGTTGCGTTATATCCTGAGCAATACCTTCCAGCATTTTTGGATTCCCCTCTTCATCCCGGTGTAGTGTTATACGCTCCATTATCCATTTTACTTTGCCATCCGGGGTAATGATGCGGTGTTCAGAATCATAGAAATTTTTATCGGGAAAAGGCTCTGCAGCATCACCCATAAAAATTTCTCTATCTTCTGGATGGATTGTCTTTAATAGATTTTCAAAATTAGGAAAAAAATTATTGGGATCTCGTTCCCAAATATTATAAACGTTTTCGGACCAATCTGATTTATCCTCAATGATATTATGGGTCCAATAACCTAATTTAGCTATCTGTTGGGCTGTTTTTAACTTAGTATATGCTTTTTCCAATTCTTCCTGGGCTTCTTTCTCTTG contains these protein-coding regions:
- a CDS encoding methyltransferase domain-containing protein, giving the protein MRLEESNVTFINADIAKPWQLEDTTLDLVVGNLVLEHIKDLSHVFREAFRILQPGGKLYVAELHPYKQLQQSQAKFVSQKTGEEILVDAFIHPVSEYINEALTAGFMLCEIGEKQRKDEKIPRLLTLLFEKEA
- a CDS encoding DinB family protein, whose translation is MKKLATIALSALIVVALGIKPVQGQEGDNSNSFKQQFSQHFDYASRVLSLAKAMPAEKYSWRPEEGVSSVEEVYTHIARYNFYYPENSLGIPAPEDIDVENIESITGKEEVVAILERSIEYVKEIVRKMDESKLKQETELYGRTVNGQAVLMQLITHKSEHVGQSIAYARMNGVVPPWSE